The DNA window ACTAGCATTAGTTTAAGGTTAAACAAAGCGGCTTAATCACCTTAATCAGTGTCATACTTAGGGAAATAGCCTCCAAAACGTGTTTTTCAAAGTATAAGAGAAGCATCACATTGAGTATAAGCTCAGGTACAGGACCCACTGGCCGTAGCTGCCTAATGGTAGTCCTGCTAGCAAACAGTCGATGTCGCTAGCCTGCTAATTAACATAAATAATGTTAGCTTACAAACTGAGAATGTAAAGGCCGATATTAAGGTTATTTTAAATGGTGACTTGGAGAAGAACGTTGTTTCGATGTTTCAAACACTCTCTTTCCAGTTTTACATGCTAGCTAAGCTAGCGATGTTTTGAGCTAGTTAGATTACCTGCTGTTGATGGGGCGCTCCAGGGTCTCTGCATGGACTTCACGTAGGGAGATAGTAGTCCCCTCCAATACGTCCCTCTCACAACAGAGGATCAGGAAAGTCCTAGCCAGGGTAATGCATGGAAGACACCAAGCATGTGATGCGAATCTGCCATGTTGCAACAGGTTGACTCGCTTGTGGTCGGCATTGCGGTACATTTTGTGTTGCTCACCCTCTCTGTACTGCTCCTCCAAGTTAAATAGAGTTGTTTTCTgcactctccctcctcctggctCGAATGCATACGCCATCAGGTTTCAACATATCTCCTCAAAATCTCTCTGTCTCGTCTTCTGCCATAATTTTCACTAATAATCGGTCGTAACATCCTATCTCTGCTGTTGTCATAATGCCGTCTCTCCAACCAACTAAATTACTTCACACTTACGTACGTACAGACGGGTTCAAGTCCTTTTTAAGGGGGGCCTAGTCAAACCAATGGCAATGGGACACAATTTTGTCCATAAAGAATATCAGGACTGCCTGTCGGGAATTACATTACATCTGGCAAAATTCAGGTCACGGTCACTTGAATAAGAGGTAGAGCGGTcttccaaccagaaggtcggctgtttgatcccagtcttttccatctgcatgccgaatgtcaatgggcaagatgctgaaccccaaattgcaaAGTGCTGCTAACAGATGCAgggtatgactgtgtgtgtgaatgggtgaagggcaaactgtactgtaaagaacTTTGAgtagtcatcaagactagaaaaactctatataaatacaaaccatttaccaatTTAAATGTAATACCTCAGGAACACCTCAAGAGAATTATTTCAAATTTGGAACAAATATTCACTCAGTCTCATGGATTATTTGATCCAGATTTTGGtgatcaaaggtcacagtggcatCAGAAATCATTTGTTGAAGTTGTGTGACCATTATAATTAATCTCTGTCTGACTTTTTGTTATGAAAATGGTTAGAGTGATATTTAAAGACATAAATATGTGattaatgatagcagcaacagttcatgcactgtatgaatgtgtgtgtgaatgggtgaatggcaaaactgtaatgtaaaagGAATTTTAATGGTCAAGAATACTAAAATCTCATGATTTAAATACAGAACAATTACCAAtattcataaaaataataaaaaaaagttgtcatctcgatcctgcagctctggagtccTATACCTGCAGAatatgacacagagagagagagaaacaatggGAGGGGAAAACAAAACGGGAATAGAGACCGAGAGGGAGAGTCAGTGCATGATTTAGTGGTCAAAAGTCATTGTGATCTAATATGAATCTGGGggaaaaaattatgtaaattgaaactgcactggttggcggagCTGTACAACCGCACTGCTGTAGTTAAGAGTATACATTGTTCACGTAAGTAATCTCCAAAGAACATGCTTGATTtgcattgtgttttcttttattattttacacgTCCATAATATTGATCTAGGAGACATTATCTATAAACCTggacaaatcaaacaaattacCATTTAGaacttattttaattttttttagcaaTTTGGGAgaattaacatttaaaacaccaataatattcacaaatcaatgCTCTGTTGTGTGAAACTGCGGTTTCTTGAATATATTTGCAACCTTTTCCCTGCTAAATAAATCCTACATAAATAACAGATGATTCTCAATATATGTCCCAGTTACTCCACAGCATATGCTGAGTCAGACTACACAGACcgggacacagacagagaggagcaggaccCTGAGAAGGAGCCTGAGCAGGAGtctgaggaggatgaagacggGAGCTGTGCTACAGTCATCACGCTCCGCCAGGAAGATTcccaggaagaggaggtggatggATgtagagagctggaggaggaggaggaagattatCAGGGTAGGCCACAGCTGGCGTCTGAAGTTCCCAGTGGGGAGCTGGCTCTCCTTCTGGCACAGAGTGACATCCTCCACACAGGAGATGCCAGTTTAAAGGCAGAGGGCTTTCGACTCCTGCTGGACAACAGAGCAGAGGTCAGTAACAGGACACTGACTTATTGTTTACATGATGGTTAACTAGTGCTGAAGCTAATAACAGAAAAAAGTTTATTTGTGTGGAAATTGTCAGGTTCAGTGACTATAAACTACttaacaaatcacaacataccGTTATCTCAGGGCTAAAGATTAGGGTTGAGATCTTACAattcagaaacacaacagttcccacaaagAGCAAACACTTTAGtgacagtggagagaaaaaactggaAGTGGAAGCAACCTTGACCAGACTTGGGGTGAGTGGCCATCTGCCTCGTACGGGATAAGAGGCAAGAAATTGATGGAGAGGCAAAAGAGAAAGGAGggttgctgttgtgtttaagCCAGTCAGACTGGTTGTACATTGACAGTAATAGTAACAGAAAATGTAACAGCATTTCTCACAGAAGTAATTCAATCTATGGTGGTAAAAGGGGTGCATTTTTATGTGCATGAAGGCAAATAGCGCTTCAAACATCACGATTAGAGATTAGAGATTTATTGTATTATGAGAGGTAAACAAAAATTGGTTCATCATAGCTTTTTTTAGAGATGTCCTGCGAAGGAACTCCggagaattgggtctggacCTTCTCCGCAGTTTACCTTTCACACCTGCACAAAGTTTCTCGcaaagacacattcacaacagcaacaaatcttctgcaggattcaggtgaggggtggtacagcaggcagaggcaggatgtaatgtATTGATTCCAAAGTGGTgatcaagtgtttttgtttacagcatatCGATACCACCGCGTCTTTTTttaccacaaactctcttgacgtCCTGTACATGTCTGGCAACACATTTCATCTAGagggatttttcatttttgcatctgtagCCTGTTAAGCGTCATCATCCCACTACACACGACTCCTCCGTCCATTTGGCGGACTTAATACAtaggagccagggatcaaacaTTTGCTTTTACGCATGCACCTGCTCTGAAGAATCTCTCGATGATCTCCACAGTTCAGTTCATATCGGAAAGCAGTTTAAGAGTCAGATTACAAAATAGTAAGCTGTAGGGCTGTGTAAGACCTGTGGTAAATCCCACcgttatggaagttttctggaagctggtgaaaggagaactcaggcagcagctgatgtcttatgcagaagattttaatgtagacttgattcatcaaggagaccagaaggtgaaacaatatacaaacgctaagccagtaacatgagcaattgtcaaccccaagtctgaagatgtcctCTACTTGCatcacccattccaacagcacatccatgaatgggtGAGTTGTTGTCACACTCTATTATACATGTAGGTGTTCCCATACTAATGGATAGTTAAATCTAAAGCATGCATACCTTAATCACATTTTGTCCTTACGTCTTATTAAATATGCAAAAGAGTTAAAgttggtgagagttgaagttggtgctTCTGTCTGgcgcatctgagttagatatgaaagtccctcaacgtagacactacaatgtaccgttggttggccctttatctatatAACCTGACTTTGGCTActgctcagagagagaaaggagtaTCGGGTTGAATTAGACAGGAACTACTCCcctgtacagatataatgtgtaatatacataatatatagtggcatatacagtaatgtgtgaggatggtcaaaaaatGTTCAACACCCGCATCAGATaatctttgttctgttttttcgTTTGAACTGGATTGAAGTGAACTACTGTATATTGGGCTTGTGGGGGACAATGAAACAGACTTACTAAATAGACTGATTGAACTCTGTACGTTGAGACTGTGGGagacacatgcgcacacacccTTCTTGTTTACGTAATTTTAAGTCCAacctgttcttcttctttttactgTTCCAAATGTTGGTGTTTGAGAaatgttctcctcctgctttttCTTACGCACCCAATACACCCGCCCCCCATACCTCAAAAACAGAGGTTTGAACTGAATCGTGGATTTGGAGAATTATTACAGACTTAGTGGGCTGCCACAGTCTAGATAAATAATGGGAGAAATTGTAAATATGTTAATAACAGcagcaatgatgactgcactTGTTAATAAAATAAGTTATTATGCCGATGATTATAATGATAAGATCATGTCAAATTAGAAGATTCTGCCACAGGTTGACTTCAATCAAGTTGCACAGCTCAAAGatgacagagacaggaggtacCTGACCTTTATGTCAAGTGTCATGGTCAAGTGTTTGACTactattactgtatatataaccctaacccctctCAAAGTTTGTGTGATGGTTTTCTGATTTGGTGCTTGCAGTATGGAGACAACAGGGAGTTTCTATGGAGACTGGCTCGGGCATACATTGATGTGTATGAGTCCACTGAGGACAAACAAAAGAAGATGATATATGCACAACAAGGTAACTAAttaatacacatgcacacatttgcGTAACTGCTTACTCAAGaattgttttaactcacatttGATTAAGAAAAAAGAGCACATTAGGAAATGATTAACTGCTTGGGGAACCTGCCAAAACACAGTAAACTTACTTAAGAGAAAAGTTTGCATCTTCCAACAGATTTTGGAAATAAACTGAACTGGTGTTGCAGGTCGTATGGAGGCAGAGCTGGCCCTGAAGAAGAATGGCCTTAACGCTGAGTGTCACAAATGGTAAGATGAAAATGAACTTTTCCCTAACATTCTGTTTAAATATTTCTCCCATGAATGACAACATGGTTATATTTTTGTGTCTGAGTTCTTCTGTTTCTGGTTCCAGGTTTGCTGTGCTGACAGGACTCTGCTCCCAGTATGAGGGCATGCATGGCAAGCTGAAGAGCAGCCTCTTACTGAAAgtaatgtcagtgttaagaggTTTTAGTGGTCAAGACTAAAAAATTGCTTTATAAATTCAGACCATTTTATGTGCAAGCATATTTCCACACCACCAGTGTGTCTGAATTGAACTTAACAGCTGTACAGTAGATGACGTTGAAGTGGGGATGTTGGTCAAACACAGCAGTATGTGTCCATACAGGAAAAGATAGGTTACACATACATGTTATTATCATAACACTTACATAAATGAACCAGAGGAATATGGTTTAATTGCATAAGGTAAATACTAAACAGTATGTTAAACAACAGTATGAAATAACCTAAATGAGCTCTATGGGAATGGTAAGTTAACACAGTAGCATTCTACACAGGCAATGAACATAACAATAGGTAAATATGCACCTACTGTCGTTAATTCACGCTAAACAATCATATGAAGTTAACCAAAACAACACACTGGTAACCTGTCCTTCTGACTCTTGCTCTAACATTGGTTCTTCACCTGCAAACTGCAATTACTTAAGGATCCCTCCACCTTGACACAAACGTTGTCACGCGACTTGACTCCCGCTGGGATGATCACAGACAGTGTTTAGGAGACACTGTAATGACAAACTAGTTTTTGTTCAGTAAAGAGTAAGACTGATTCATAACCAAATCAAATCACCTGTTCATTCAAACACGTAGAAATTCTGTAGTTTCACCTATTTGGTCTACAGGCGACAAATGTTGTAAAGCTTTTTCATTTATCTAAATTGTTTGACCTTGAAGATACCCTAGTAACCTAACCTAcgattttataatttttttgggacaattaaaactaataaataatgaaactaCACAGCAAACTGGAGTCCCTGCTGACAATGATGGCGACAGCTGTCATCTGAAACTCATATGATTGTATGACACCTTATGATCTTATGATTGAATGACACTTATATTGTGCTAACCATTTTTATCCCATTTCATGTTGAGCTTCTAtcctgtgatttttttttagagaactttggttttttttttatacccaGGAGCATCTGGAACGTGCTATCTGCCTCAGAGATGATGACCCCATGTGTTTCTACCTGCTGGGTAGATGGAGCTATGAGGTGAGATAGAGGGATGTATTGTTGGTGTTATGTTTGACTATGGTCTTACCAAATGCAACTTCATCATCGCACTTTCTTACGGTATAATACCTCTGATGTCAGTGTTtcaagtgtttgtgtctctgcaggtagCCACCCTGGACTGGTTTGAGAGGAAGGCGGCTGCTGCCCTCTACCACAGCCCCCCCTACTCCACTCTGCATGACGCCCTTGAGAACTTCCTCAAGGTATAGGATCacagactgctgctgctttggTCAAAGGGTGTTTTAACTTAAGTTTCTGTTCTGGTCACATTCAGTGGATAAGTTGAGTTATTAACATTAACAAATTGTaatttgtctgagtgtgtctTAAACTTGTTCTAGTCTATGTACTGGAATCTCGTTATCTATGGTGTCATATGCAGCACATATAGCAGGACATGTACAGGGACAAGTTCATTGTCTGAGGCCATGAAAGGGTCATTGGCATTGACAGTGCTGTTTATGTGCTGTAATGGATTCTAAATCCTGATTGAAAGCCTTCAAATAGATCATTATATTGCAAATCATCAAACAACTTGTCAGCAACAACATTTTTGTAAGATTTTTAGAAATGAAGAGATTGGTTTGATATGGGTCTATAATtagctaaaaagaaaaaaggctgaTAGTGGTATAAAGCACACTGGATAAAGGTATTTAAGTTATGTGTTCCCACTACAAATTAACCACTCCAGAATTGTGATCACTCATCCTAAACACTGCACTTTCTAGTGTCCCCAGATATACACCTGTCTTGTTAATGAATAGATAAAATAATCAACAACTTGATTCAACAAAGAATAAGACTATGAGACATAATCTGTTGTCTTTGAGCCGAAGAACGTATATACGTTCCTCGGCATTACAGACATCCCCCAGTTATGATCTTCTCCATAAAGACGTGTCTCCAGCTGGTAAAAACTGAACAATATTACAAAATTTATTTGGAAGAGACCAGAAATATATATGCAAGTAGAAGCAATGTAACATAGGGTATCGATTCAGGGAATCACAATGCTTTTCTTGTGAGAAAAGtattgtgctttttaaatatcatttgttgtatttttgccTTTGATGTTATTACCGTGTAGAGGCACAGGACCTAATGTTCTGTGGCTAGCATTAACCCAGGGACATGGTTGTTATTTACAACACTCAATCAACCTCAATGCAAAGATGAACTTGACCAAGCGTTCAGTGGGTCTTAACTGTTCATCTGCTTTTCAGTGTGTAATGATATTTTATATAGTAAAGTGATTATTAAACAGAATCTTTGTCTTGTGTTATTTGAACAACCAGGCAGAGGAACTCAGTCCAGGTTTCTCAAAGGCCGTGAGACTTTACATTGCAAAGGTAAACAAGCTTGTCAGTGACACTTACACTGTACTTATTCAATTCATGACACAGATTTAAAGGAAATGTGTGATTAATAATCtgtgtatattatatatgtatatattccaTTCATTAGCAGTAATTCCATCTTGAGCAttaaaatcctttaaaaaaaactcattgTCAGTGCAGATGAAGCTTGGATGTTCACTATTCAAATGTAAATAGCCTGTATTAATGTAGCCCAtttctagtcctgatgaccagtcaaagcgctttacagtacagtttttcacattaacacacacattcatgcattgcatctatgtgcagcacttttctctatgagaagcagcaatttggggttcagtatcttgcccaaggacacttcagcattcGGAAAGGGGAAGACTGGGACAAAATTGCGAATCTTCCTGTTAAAGGACGACTACtctaacccctgagccacagccacccaaatgggtgagaaataaaaacagcactGCTTGAATGGCACCCAACAAAAGACCAGCACCCTTGCTCCTTTTGTCTGGGACGGTGGGGGCTGGAGGTTGACCTTGGCAGGCAGCTCTATTTCAGATCTGCAGCACCACAATGCGACCTGAAATGGTACTCTGGTCAGCTAAAATAGCCGCTGGTGGAGCTGACTCTGCCATTGGAGGAGGGGTTGGAGGCAGCACATGAAAGGAGCGGGGCAAAATATGCAGACCTGTTTGCAGAGAGCAGGGATAGCTGACTGAATACAAAACTCAGTACGGTGGAGATTTGTTCAATGAGCTTTGTTGGGAGCTCAACAATGTACCTGCTCTGAGATCTAGGGCTAATGGGTAAGGCCAATTGAGAGCGCTCTGAAGTGGCAAAAAAGGCCAGCTTCTGGTTATGGTTAAGAAGTTGGGACAATAATTGGGGAGTCAGGAGCTCCTGAGAAAGCTTAGCTGTGGGTAGTATCAAAGAGATTTCCCTCTTCAATGCCCTGCCACGAGGAGATGTACCGGGATATGGGGCGGTGAATTGatgaatggtggtccctggctTATGATTGTTGGTGGTGCGGCAGGCCCAGAGCCTGAGCAGGTTCTAAAATGGACTTCTAAAAATCAATTCATATACAAAAAGAATTTCAACTTGGATTAAGGTGAAATTCCAGCAAAAACAAGAGCAGATTTTCAAAGGGTTAAAGCAAAGGTATAGGCCAAAATATCAGGCTATATTTTCTTGCCTGTCCTCCACTGCCACATCATCATGTGTGTTACTGTTGTGAAGTCAATGAAACTAATCATCGAATTTTTATGCTCATAGTGTCAcaaggaactgggaaacatATCGGAGGCCACGAACTGGACTCAGCTGGCTCTGAGCATGACCACGAACAGTGACAATGTGAGATCACACCTCACCCTCCCAACATCAAccaatcaataaataaacaactaaaattttatttgtatagcccatattcacaaatcaaaatttgtctcattgggcttaataacagtatttaaaggAGTTTGTGACATAATGGAAAAGTGTTTTCAATGTTAAAGTATGTGAACTCTGCATGATCGAGATTGTACTGCATGTACATAGATTCGAGATATTCATCAAAACAGTTTCTACAGTATCATTGAATATTGAaagtaaataatacatttgtcaAATGTGGAGCTAAGGAAGAATATTCAGACTTGTTTGAagtaaaaacttttattttttaatcatcaGACTACAAAGCACTTATTGCACCCAACAATTAATTAGGGCCCAAGAACTTACAGTGCGAGGACCCTATTGTATTTACTCCTTTTATTCTAGCAATGAATCGCACATTTGGTGGCCTAAACATGTGTAGCTTTGGCTGAAATTTTGCCCAAAATTCAGGTCTGAGAAATTTACATGGTTTTCCTGCGTCCCCTAAAGTTGCATGTTTTACCAAAATGAAAATTATAAGCCATATGTATCATTCCCGGATGTACAAAAAAGTTGCGTGGACCTATATTTCAAACACAGGAAGAAGTCAGTAATTCTTGCCGATTCACACAACTCCTCCTAGAGTATTAATCATATGAACTTCAAATTTGGTCAGTGCAATCTCAACACCTTGATGATGAAAAGTTTGAAAAGTGCGTGGAGTTTAAATGTTTCACcgtgaaacaggaagttgttgtAACTATGTGCGTATCAAACATGTGAAGTTGGATAATGCACAATAttacaacttcctgtttcaaggttaaatatttaaattctaCGCCATGCCATGCACACGCCCGCTGAAAAAAACTCACTCAGAGAAAAACTTTTCATCATCTACATACCAATATTCAGTCATAGCACACCCTACAGTCAAATATAACTTACATCTTTTATACTGTAATGTACTCCGAGAAGGTTGACACCCAGCTAAAATTAGGTTGGAAGACCCTTTTGAAGGAGGATTAATCAGATCAGTTTCCTATTGAGTTAGTGTAATCTAAACACCTTCAAGATGAAAAGTTGTACTCTTTAAGAGTTCGATGTTTTGCTTTGAAACCGACAGTTCTTCTAACTTGACTATACATTGTCCAATCTTTATCAAACTTTACAAGACCAGATCCAACTGAAATGTGGAATACCCATACAAGATGAAAACATCTTCTGAATGTTGTGCAGCAAATGTTTATGGCCTTTTTGTAAGAACTCATGAAACGACAAAAATGTATTCCCAATATGGGTTTTGCATTAGGTTGTAGCAAAACGGCTCGATAGTGGCTCCTGGAAATTTCATATAAGCAGCACTTGCATGCCGTTTCATCGACATGTATAAAAATCAGTATGTAAACACCACAATAATCAAACTCCTTGAATAAAATTGACAGTATGAAGCCATGCATTGTccgctcctgcaaatatttaaaaaaaaaacggacactttttaaacaaaataatggATTCGGTCAACAGAAATagtggagtgcttttattttgaaacgcaTACAGAAAGCCTTTATACTTTTCATTTGTGCTTCATAACCTGACTATCCTTTGGTCCCTAAGCAAACACAACTACTCTTACACTGTTTTTTCTTATCATTCTTCCTGTCCGCTGTTGTAAGTGATTTTCCACAGTGAAATTGATGAAGTCAGTCTTATCTAATTTGATTACAACAATTAAACCATTTACCTTATTTTCACAATCATGCATTGCtaacaacaaatacaacacTCCGCTGCATATGTAAAACGTATGTATGTTCGTTTGACATATTTTCATGGGATGGTCTTCACTTCATATGCTGAAACGTAACACAGCCGCAGCACACATAATAGACAATTTCTACTCAATTTCAAGATCTTGTTCTATAAACAACCCCTTATACAAAATTAATTACAAGTTGTGGTAATCATTAGTCTTCCTTTAACAGCATGACTATGGCCATGTAGCCATGAAGTTCCACTAATTGGACTATACATTGTCCAAAATTCGAAAGTCATAGCACCACCTACTAGCAACAGGATGCACACCTCAACAGGATTTTACATTTAACTCCATCATGCCCTGTGCAGATGCATTACATAATAGAAGGCCATGTTAACCAACGACCAGTAACTACACACAGAAGGTGAAAGCTTGCAGctttcatttctatttattgttgactttatttttctttgttttctagGACGACGAAACATCCAAACTTGAAGCTCAACTTGTGGTCTTAACTGAGAGAGCAACTTGAACAATTAATTTAGACTGAGGTCTACCAGATGGAGCCTGGCTAGTCCAGCCACCCATCTGTGATCGATCAGTCCGGTGGGCTTTACACAAGgcattctttttctttcccttcatTGGTGGATATCTTTGTTATGCGGTCACTGTGAACTTATAAAGTTTTTTGATGTTGATTTATTTCCTGCTGACTTTATTATGCTTCATTGAGTCAGTATTAGTAATTAATACAGATTTGTTTACATCTGATAACTGTCTTTATACCTTAAAGGTCATTGAgggttgttttattttcagcaCCAAAATGTGAATGCAATAGAATTTGTTCCAAGTAGATTCCCACTAGTCAAACACTACAGTTTTCCACTACAGACACAGAATATTTAGTTATATGCGATAGTAAAATTAATTGGAGGTAGGAGTTTTTAATTGAGTAGTCTGGTTGTATcctaatatttttttttacatgatttCCTGAAGTGAAAGTACAGGTGCAGTATTTAATTAAGTCATCAGTTATCATCTAACATCACTTTAATAGTACTGTGTTTTCTATTCCCTGGAATTTACTCTTTTGATAATACATGTGCTGTGAGTTAACAAGGGATATCAGAAGTGATCCTCTTCACAgttaatgaatgaaaaatgttgCATGCAATTCGGTGACACACATTTAATAAACTTCTGTTTTCAAATTTTTGTCTTTAAGTTTTAGTTGTGTGTATTGAACCATCGTGACACCACTCTACCTCAGTTATGTTCAGGATCTGGGTAACCAACAACATGGGGATAGCTCAGACAGTAAAAAATCCCTCCTGCAATGATGCAACAGGTTTAATTATTGGTAAAAGGAATTTAATACTCTTTCTGGTAAATAAACAGAGAAGGGACTCAACAGAAGTGGTTTGGCTGGAGAAAAATAAAGGCAGATAAATGTCAGTATCTTGTGGGTATGTGTTCATTGTAAAATAATAACTGCCTTCCGAAAAAAACTTCATCAGACCAACCAAAGAATGCACgactcaacaaaaaaaatcatcaaattaacagaaaaataaatgtcacaagCTATAGCAAGTTATTTCACcatactttctttttttaaagaaactgcAGCACATTCAACAACGAAAACAACTTTTTCTGTCATTGCAACTTAGTGACTCGTAATGATGAGTTGTGACACATTACAGGCAGGGTAAGGGATAGGACTAAAGAACTTCCTGCGAGAATATAAATCTCACGATTTTTTGTAATTATGGAGATATAacctcattattatgagattcTATGTCATAACTGTGGgaaacagtttattttccttcGTTGAAtgcacaaaacaaatattttaatgcCACAGCGTTATCATTGAGCATATAATGCATATAGGCAGGACCGTCTTTTCGGGAAGCCAATCCAATGAGCCCATCTGTGGTTTTGTGTTAAGGTTATCGTCATTCAACACAGTTGACCAAGAAACAAG is part of the Limanda limanda chromosome 18, fLimLim1.1, whole genome shotgun sequence genome and encodes:
- the rmdn3 gene encoding regulator of microtubule dynamics protein 3 isoform X3, whose amino-acid sequence is MNTHLGRNGLIGLAVGATASLGLIALIIYREVSKRRFQRLVLDARPSRRLFDGAGPALLQETLEAQEEKTQQQALAAVEAVVRGLSPEQQLQLRNQLDQVLSCVDSLRSEVAELRGGLQDIAVQIIQDVKKGVEDSQRVRRRRHVVHRDRNDSTSSSSIYFTASQGMASAYEETSEGGYSTAYAESDYTDRDTDREEQDPEKEPEQESEEDEDGSCATVITLRQEDSQEEEVDGCRELEEEEEDYQGRPQLASEVPSGELALLLAQSDILHTGDASLKAEGFRLLLDNRAEYGDNREFLWRLARAYIDVYESTEDKQKKMIYAQQGRMEAELALKKNGLNAECHKWFAVLTGLCSQYEGMHGKLKSSLLLKVMSIWNVLSASEMMTPCVSTCWVDGAMR
- the rmdn3 gene encoding regulator of microtubule dynamics protein 3 isoform X2, whose amino-acid sequence is MHIRQAPNMSYEEKTQQQALAAVEAVVRGLSPEQQLQLRNQLDQVLSCVDSLRSEVAELRGGLQDIAVQIIQDVKKGVEDSQRVRRRRHVVHRDRNDSTSSSSIYFTASQGMASAYEETSEGGYSTAYAESDYTDRDTDREEQDPEKEPEQESEEDEDGSCATVITLRQEDSQEEEVDGCRELEEEEEDYQGRPQLASEVPSGELALLLAQSDILHTGDASLKAEGFRLLLDNRAEYGDNREFLWRLARAYIDVYESTEDKQKKMIYAQQGRMEAELALKKNGLNAECHKWFAVLTGLCSQYEGMHGKLKSSLLLKEHLERAICLRDDDPMCFYLLGRWSYEVATLDWFERKAAAALYHSPPYSTLHDALENFLKAEELSPGFSKAVRLYIAKCHKELGNISEATNWTQLALSMTTNSDNDDETSKLEAQLVVLTERAT
- the rmdn3 gene encoding regulator of microtubule dynamics protein 3 isoform X1, producing MNTHLGRNGLIGLAVGATASLGLIALIIYREVSKRRFQRLVLDARPSRRLFDGAGPALLQETLEAQEEKTQQQALAAVEAVVRGLSPEQQLQLRNQLDQVLSCVDSLRSEVAELRGGLQDIAVQIIQDVKKGVEDSQRVRRRRHVVHRDRNDSTSSSSIYFTASQGMASAYEETSEGGYSTAYAESDYTDRDTDREEQDPEKEPEQESEEDEDGSCATVITLRQEDSQEEEVDGCRELEEEEEDYQGRPQLASEVPSGELALLLAQSDILHTGDASLKAEGFRLLLDNRAEYGDNREFLWRLARAYIDVYESTEDKQKKMIYAQQGRMEAELALKKNGLNAECHKWFAVLTGLCSQYEGMHGKLKSSLLLKEHLERAICLRDDDPMCFYLLGRWSYEVATLDWFERKAAAALYHSPPYSTLHDALENFLKAEELSPGFSKAVRLYIAKCHKELGNISEATNWTQLALSMTTNSDNDDETSKLEAQLVVLTERAT